The Providencia sp. PROV188 genome includes a region encoding these proteins:
- a CDS encoding D-hexose-6-phosphate mutarotase, whose product MHDKIFALPVIKQISPYITQRQLGDLPLIVISHPKVRGAVSLQGAHLIDWQPAGQKPCLWLSPESAFKEGVAIRGGIPICWPWFGPVNSPSHGFARILPWQFTAHNEHDCGVILTFTLTDNEYTRKLWPHEFTLILRMKLGETCELELESYGDFEATAALHSYFNISDIQKATVYGLGGHYIDKVADREAYISEPLKFNKHTDRIYTEPEEYSLLRDDGWNRTIELHHYHHSDVVCWNPWAELSCSMQDMPNNGYKQMVCVETARIHMPMKSEAQNPSRLSLVMVCRENKPQPQQEQ is encoded by the coding sequence ATGCATGATAAAATTTTTGCTTTACCTGTTATCAAACAAATTTCCCCTTACATTACCCAACGTCAACTTGGGGATTTACCACTGATCGTCATTTCGCATCCAAAAGTGCGTGGTGCCGTGAGCTTGCAAGGTGCCCACTTAATTGACTGGCAACCCGCAGGTCAAAAACCCTGTCTTTGGCTAAGTCCCGAAAGTGCATTTAAAGAAGGGGTTGCCATTCGTGGTGGTATTCCTATTTGCTGGCCATGGTTTGGTCCTGTAAACAGCCCTAGTCACGGATTCGCCCGTATTTTACCTTGGCAATTTACGGCTCATAATGAGCATGATTGTGGTGTGATCCTCACCTTTACCCTGACGGACAACGAATACACCCGCAAATTATGGCCTCATGAGTTCACGCTGATTTTACGTATGAAGCTCGGGGAAACCTGCGAGCTTGAGTTAGAAAGTTATGGTGACTTCGAGGCTACCGCTGCATTACACAGCTATTTCAATATCAGTGATATCCAGAAAGCCACCGTTTATGGTCTTGGTGGACATTACATTGATAAAGTGGCTGACAGAGAAGCCTATATTTCAGAGCCGCTGAAATTTAATAAGCACACTGACCGCATATATACCGAGCCGGAAGAATACAGCTTATTGCGTGATGATGGCTGGAATCGCACCATTGAGTTACATCATTATCATCACAGTGATGTGGTGTGCTGGAACCCTTGGGCAGAATTATCGTGTAGCATGCAGGATATGCCTAATAATGGTTACAAACAGATGGTTTGTGTAGAAACAGCTCGCATTCATATGCCAATGAAATCCGAAGCGCAAAACCCTTCTCGCCTTTCTCTCGTGATGGTATGCCGCGAAAATAAACCGCAGCCACAGCAAGAACAATAA
- a CDS encoding MipA/OmpV family protein — protein sequence MSKTIKITSLAIALSAASSAAFAGTWSVGGSVLAQATPYKGIKTSDYISPVPVVNYESENFYFRTLAVGYYLWNDKVDQLSLDAYYYPHFFKPKDNDDADMRKLDRRRDTVMGGFTYRHNADWGTLRFNGSLDMLWESEGMRAEAAYLYAFKGDNWSLTPGVGIKWDSAKLNRYEFGVTSKESANSGLKRYEPNSSWTPYVELSANYKMTDSWSLFALGRVDKLSSEVKDSPMVNKSYSAIMWSGVTYTF from the coding sequence ATGTCTAAAACAATCAAAATAACCTCACTTGCCATTGCGTTAAGTGCGGCTTCAAGTGCTGCGTTTGCTGGAACTTGGTCTGTTGGAGGCTCTGTATTAGCGCAAGCAACACCGTATAAAGGCATCAAAACGAGCGACTATATTTCGCCTGTTCCCGTTGTAAATTATGAAAGTGAAAATTTTTACTTCCGTACTTTGGCTGTAGGTTATTACCTATGGAATGATAAAGTTGACCAGTTGTCTTTAGATGCATACTACTACCCACATTTCTTTAAACCAAAAGATAATGATGATGCTGACATGCGTAAGCTGGATCGTCGTCGCGATACTGTGATGGGTGGCTTTACTTACCGTCATAATGCTGACTGGGGTACATTGCGTTTCAATGGCTCTCTCGACATGTTATGGGAAAGCGAAGGGATGCGTGCAGAAGCAGCTTACCTGTATGCATTTAAAGGTGATAACTGGTCTTTAACGCCAGGTGTAGGTATCAAGTGGGATAGCGCGAAACTGAACCGTTATGAGTTCGGTGTGACATCCAAAGAATCTGCCAACAGCGGATTAAAGCGTTATGAACCAAACTCAAGCTGGACACCGTATGTGGAGCTGTCAGCTAATTACAAAATGACAGACAGCTGGTCTCTGTTTGCACTGGGCCGTGTTGATAAACTGTCTAGTGAAGTAAAAGACAGCCCAATGGTCAATAAATCTTATTCGGCGATTATGTGGAGCGGTGTGACTTACACCTTCTAA
- the alr gene encoding alanine racemase, with the protein MPRPIRAVIHQHNLEHNLAVIRQKIGQAKIWSVMKADGYGHGIKRIWRGLKDSDGFAVLDLHEAILLRNEGWKGPILLLEGFFQADDLAVIDQYQLTTSVHSRWQLAAIEQVPLSKPISVYIKLNSGMNRLGFSVDEYADIVSQLNQMENVADVTLMSHFANSDLVEGTQVPLAKIQQFSPLSLPTCIANSGAVLWHKNTHYDWVRAGIVLYGASPSGKWGDIAEYGLKAVMTLQSEIIAVHDIEAGQSIGYGSRFTSGKPMRIATVACGYADGYPRHAPTGTPVWCHGQRCALLGAVSMDMLTIDISDCPEAAIGSQVELWGENLPVDDVAQSAGTIGYELLCALARRVPIDF; encoded by the coding sequence ATGCCACGCCCAATTCGTGCTGTCATTCATCAACATAATTTAGAACATAATTTAGCAGTGATCCGCCAGAAAATTGGTCAAGCGAAGATCTGGTCAGTCATGAAAGCAGATGGTTATGGTCATGGTATTAAACGAATTTGGCGTGGACTAAAAGATTCTGATGGTTTTGCCGTTTTAGATCTCCATGAAGCCATTTTATTGCGAAATGAAGGGTGGAAGGGACCAATTTTATTATTGGAAGGTTTCTTCCAAGCCGATGATTTGGCCGTTATTGACCAGTATCAGTTAACAACCAGCGTACACAGTCGCTGGCAGTTAGCTGCCATTGAGCAAGTTCCACTAAGCAAACCTATTTCTGTGTATATTAAGCTCAATAGTGGAATGAATCGCCTAGGTTTTTCGGTAGATGAGTATGCGGATATTGTGTCTCAACTGAACCAAATGGAAAATGTCGCTGATGTGACACTAATGAGCCATTTTGCAAATTCAGATTTGGTAGAAGGAACACAAGTGCCGTTAGCGAAAATCCAGCAATTTTCACCGTTATCACTGCCGACTTGCATTGCAAATTCGGGGGCAGTTTTATGGCATAAAAATACTCATTATGATTGGGTTCGTGCTGGGATTGTGCTGTATGGTGCGTCTCCGAGTGGCAAATGGGGCGATATTGCTGAATATGGTTTAAAAGCGGTGATGACGTTACAATCTGAAATTATTGCAGTCCATGATATTGAAGCAGGTCAATCCATTGGTTACGGTAGCAGGTTTACGTCAGGAAAACCGATGCGTATCGCGACGGTCGCTTGTGGTTATGCTGATGGCTATCCTCGTCATGCGCCAACTGGAACGCCAGTTTGGTGTCATGGACAGCGTTGTGCGTTGTTAGGTGCTGTTTCTATGGATATGCTAACGATCGATATTAGTGACTGTCCTGAAGCGGCTATTGGCTCTCAAGTAGAGTTGTGGGGCGAGAACTTACCTGTTGATGATGTGGCACAGTCGGCGGGCACAATCGGTTACGAATTATTATGTGCGCTAGCACGTCGAGTACCTATTGATTTTTAA
- a CDS encoding D-amino acid dehydrogenase, whose protein sequence is MKVLVLGAGVIGVTTAWYLAQEGHEVCVIDRQLDVAEETSAGNAGQISPGYATPWGAPGIPLKAVKWMFEKHAPLAIKPDGSLFQLRWMWQMLKNCDMQHYTMNKSRMVRIAEYSRDCIRQLRADTGIGYEGRQGGTLQLFRTAKQFDNAANDIAVLQQEGVPYELLTSEQLITAEPALAFVKHKLTGGLRLPNDETGDCQQFTKKLAKMAEQAGVTFRFGCHVEQILTDGKRISGIKVDGEILLADQYVVAMGSYSTQILQQLVKIPVYPLKGYSLTMPIIDESRAPVSTVLDETYKIAVTRFDQRIRVGGMAEVVGFNLDVLKKRCETLKMVVQDLYQGGGDISQAQFWTGLRPMTPDGTPIVGPTEFSNLYLNTGHGTLGWTMACGSGKLLADLISGNTPDIAADDLSVFRYTDGFNTKLVSTGHLSPAR, encoded by the coding sequence ATGAAAGTTCTCGTTTTAGGTGCTGGCGTTATTGGTGTTACCACTGCGTGGTATCTAGCACAAGAAGGGCATGAAGTTTGCGTCATTGATAGACAGCTTGATGTGGCTGAAGAAACCAGTGCAGGAAATGCTGGACAAATTTCTCCAGGATATGCAACCCCTTGGGGTGCGCCGGGGATACCTCTTAAAGCCGTAAAATGGATGTTTGAAAAACATGCTCCTTTAGCGATCAAACCCGACGGTAGCCTGTTCCAATTGCGTTGGATGTGGCAAATGCTGAAAAACTGCGACATGCAGCACTACACCATGAACAAAAGCCGTATGGTGCGAATCGCAGAATATAGTCGTGATTGTATACGCCAACTTAGAGCAGATACTGGTATTGGCTATGAAGGTCGCCAAGGCGGTACGTTACAGTTGTTTAGAACCGCAAAACAGTTTGATAATGCTGCCAATGATATTGCGGTTTTACAGCAAGAAGGTGTGCCATACGAATTACTGACCTCAGAACAGCTCATTACGGCTGAGCCTGCATTGGCTTTTGTAAAACATAAGCTGACAGGGGGGCTACGCTTACCAAACGATGAAACGGGGGATTGCCAGCAATTTACTAAAAAACTGGCAAAAATGGCGGAGCAAGCCGGGGTAACATTCCGTTTTGGTTGTCATGTGGAGCAAATTTTAACGGATGGTAAGCGCATTAGCGGCATTAAGGTCGACGGCGAGATTTTGCTGGCGGATCAATATGTCGTTGCCATGGGGTCATATTCCACACAGATATTGCAGCAATTGGTGAAAATTCCGGTTTACCCTCTGAAAGGTTACTCATTGACGATGCCAATCATCGATGAATCACGCGCCCCTGTTTCTACAGTGTTGGATGAAACTTACAAAATTGCAGTGACACGCTTTGATCAGCGTATTCGCGTCGGGGGAATGGCGGAAGTGGTTGGTTTTAATCTTGATGTACTGAAAAAACGTTGTGAAACCCTGAAAATGGTGGTGCAAGACCTTTACCAAGGTGGTGGCGATATTAGCCAAGCGCAATTTTGGACAGGATTGCGTCCAATGACACCAGACGGCACCCCTATTGTCGGACCGACAGAATTTAGCAATTTATATTTGAATACGGGACATGGAACCTTAGGTTGGACAATGGCTTGCGGCTCTGGCAAATTGTTGGCTGACTTAATTTCAGGGAATACGCCAGACATCGCGGCGGATGATTTATCGGTATTTAGGTATACCGATGGTTTTAATACGAAATTAGTCAGTACTGGTCATTTATCGCCTGCGCGTTAA
- the fadR gene encoding fatty acid metabolism transcriptional regulator FadR gives MVIKAQSPAGFAEEYIIESIWNNRFPPGSILPAERELSELIGVTRTTLREVLQRLARDGWLTIQHGKPTKVNNYWETSGLNILETLAKLDHDRVPQLIDNLLAVRTNIAAIFIRTAFRNDPEASLEVLSGKDKVEDNSDAFSDLDYNIFRGLAFASGNPIYGLIINGLRGLYTRVGRYYFSNPEARRLALSFYQQLSNLCREQAYDRIMDCVRNYGKDSGVIWHNMQSNMPSDLANNI, from the coding sequence ATGGTTATTAAAGCTCAAAGTCCGGCAGGTTTTGCGGAAGAGTATATTATTGAGAGTATTTGGAACAATCGTTTTCCTCCAGGATCTATCTTACCCGCGGAGCGTGAGCTATCTGAATTAATCGGCGTAACCCGTACGACATTACGTGAAGTTTTACAGCGTTTAGCCCGTGACGGGTGGTTAACTATTCAACATGGTAAGCCAACCAAGGTCAATAACTACTGGGAAACGTCAGGATTAAATATTCTGGAAACGCTGGCAAAGCTTGATCACGACCGCGTGCCTCAGCTAATTGATAACTTATTGGCAGTACGTACTAATATCGCTGCTATTTTTATTCGTACAGCATTTCGTAATGATCCGGAAGCCTCATTAGAAGTGTTATCGGGTAAAGATAAGGTTGAAGACAATTCGGATGCATTTAGCGATTTGGATTACAATATTTTCCGTGGTCTGGCATTTGCATCAGGCAACCCAATCTACGGCTTAATTATTAATGGATTACGAGGGTTATACACCCGTGTTGGGCGTTATTATTTCTCTAACCCTGAAGCGCGTCGTTTAGCGTTAAGCTTTTATCAACAGCTAAGCAATTTATGTCGCGAGCAAGCTTATGACCGTATTATGGATTGCGTCAGAAACTATGGTAAAGATAGCGGGGTAATCTGGCACAATATGCAAAGCAATATGCCATCTGATCTCGCAAATAATATTTAA
- the nhaB gene encoding sodium/proton antiporter NhaB: MDFSLRRAFLKNFLGNSPDWYKLAIILFLIINPIVFYFVNPFIAGWLLVIEFIFTLAMALKCYPLQPGGLLAIEAVLIGMTSPAQISHEISNNLEVVLLLIFMVAGIYFMKQLLLFVFTKLLINVRSKRILALSFCLASAFLSAFLDALTVIAVVISVSIGFYSIYHQYASSQPSNTDLQNDSFIDTVEKKQTLEQFRAFLRSLMMHAGIGTALGGVMTMVGEPQNLIIAKHVEWDFITFYLRMAPVTIPVFLCGLVVCFLVEKFKVFGYGAELPDTVRQVLTEHDKKMSAKRSKKEQAQLIVQGLIGIWLILALAFHLAEVGLIGLSVIILATTFCGITEEHALGKAFEEALPFTALLTVFFSVVAVIIDQQLFTPFIQYVLQSSESSQLSLFYLFNGLLSAVSDNVFVGTVYITEALKAANAGLISAEQYQHLAVAINTGTNLPSVATPNGQAAFLFLLTSALSPLIRLSYGRMVWMALPFTVVMTIVGLLGVELWLIPLTDWMESLGLISIPR; encoded by the coding sequence ATGGATTTTAGTTTAAGAAGAGCATTCTTGAAGAATTTTTTGGGAAATTCTCCAGATTGGTACAAACTTGCTATCATTTTGTTCTTAATAATAAACCCAATTGTTTTCTACTTTGTTAACCCGTTTATCGCCGGTTGGTTACTCGTCATTGAATTTATTTTCACCTTGGCGATGGCACTAAAATGCTACCCATTACAACCTGGTGGTCTATTAGCCATTGAAGCTGTGCTAATTGGTATGACTTCTCCTGCACAGATTTCTCATGAAATCAGTAATAACCTTGAAGTAGTTCTGTTACTGATCTTTATGGTAGCTGGCATCTACTTTATGAAGCAACTTCTGTTATTTGTGTTTACGAAGCTGTTAATAAACGTCCGTTCTAAACGAATTTTAGCGTTGTCATTTTGCTTAGCAAGTGCGTTTTTATCCGCTTTTTTAGATGCTTTAACCGTCATTGCTGTGGTCATTAGCGTTTCTATTGGTTTCTACTCTATTTACCATCAATATGCATCTAGCCAACCTAGCAATACGGATCTACAAAACGATTCCTTCATTGATACGGTTGAGAAAAAGCAGACGCTGGAACAGTTCCGTGCGTTCTTACGTAGCCTAATGATGCATGCGGGTATCGGTACTGCCCTTGGCGGCGTAATGACCATGGTGGGTGAACCACAAAACCTGATCATCGCAAAACATGTTGAGTGGGATTTTATTACCTTCTATCTGCGGATGGCGCCTGTCACTATCCCCGTTTTCTTATGTGGGCTGGTAGTCTGCTTCCTCGTTGAGAAGTTCAAAGTATTTGGGTACGGGGCTGAATTGCCCGATACCGTGCGCCAAGTATTAACCGAACACGATAAAAAAATGAGTGCTAAACGCAGTAAAAAAGAGCAAGCACAGCTTATCGTTCAAGGTCTTATCGGTATTTGGCTAATTCTCGCGCTGGCATTTCACCTTGCCGAAGTGGGTCTGATTGGTCTGTCCGTAATCATTCTTGCCACGACATTCTGTGGGATCACTGAGGAACACGCACTCGGGAAAGCCTTTGAAGAAGCCTTGCCGTTTACTGCCCTACTGACGGTCTTTTTCAGCGTTGTCGCCGTGATCATTGATCAGCAGCTATTTACGCCATTTATTCAGTATGTACTGCAATCCTCTGAATCATCGCAACTGTCCCTATTCTATCTGTTTAACGGGTTGCTCTCTGCGGTATCAGATAACGTGTTTGTCGGTACCGTGTATATTACTGAAGCATTGAAAGCCGCTAACGCAGGCTTAATTTCAGCCGAGCAATATCAGCACTTAGCGGTCGCCATTAACACCGGAACAAACTTACCGTCGGTTGCAACGCCAAATGGACAAGCCGCCTTCTTGTTCCTGTTAACCTCAGCACTGTCTCCGCTGATTCGTCTGTCTTACGGTCGAATGGTGTGGATGGCATTACCATTTACGGTTGTAATGACAATCGTCGGTCTGTTAGGTGTTGAGCTATGGCTTATCCCATTAACTGATTGGATGGAAAGCTTAGGGTTAATTTCTATTCCACGTTGA